The Candidatus Koribacter versatilis Ellin345 genome has a segment encoding these proteins:
- a CDS encoding TonB-dependent receptor has protein sequence MKRLKSVLLIAIVILCSGFAAAQGYLSTINGTVADKSGAVIPNAKVTVTNIAKGLSHTYTTSQTGTYTAPSLEPGDYTVTAEAQGFGTLSKESLHLEVAHDLRIDFQLLPGVAKETVAVEEVAPLINTSNAVLESTFTNEQINQLPLQGRDFQNLVVLNPGVQRRPGGGFLSISSNGNRVEDNNFIVDGIDDNDAYYGTTVINAEGVEGTPATHLPIDAIQEFNVQSSPEAEYGWKPGAIVNIGIKSGTNALHGTAYYFHRNSALDARNYFNPGDQPVSALRLHQFGGSIGGPIKKDKLFFFANYEGVRDVVGNPLELNTPVTVPYGDPSISIPDAVAACTADGSCNDLSSSLLKYFPTNPGTANPADPTLQTFDFNNTNREDNGIVKVDYQINEHNNASFRYFIGDSLQVEEAHNVLQPQWLDQAQTRAQVIGASYNWMPKNNVVTQWRFGFNRFSQQIFTVDHTVNPTEYGINSGVTDPLDFGFPEIAISGFNRLGGSSNWPLFTTPNLTYQITENTTWSHGNHSFKFGGEFRTGSTDNLRDLDGKGYVAFRGLERFTTGDYRYGYIKAGDTHRVVSQKSFGFYVQDDWRIKPRFTVTGGLRYDVSLPITEQNDLLANFDPAVGIQQVGKQIDKPYNTDWNNFAPRIGFAWDLFGTGKTVLRAGSGIIYEIPHISLFVSQNSASALGLANIPSGANGISVPGGNITTADLKVSDLNWSSAGPIFGDIPSTKLTCDSDTPCSILGVDKNIKTPYSLSWNLNLEQQLTRNMALQVAYVGNHGVKLYSIRNINQNQWYYDWVANGMGDPYEDTDGYSGRPFANPTLCGTHCFPYLAEVEMLQNKDSSIYHSLQVTLRQHSYKGIDFVAGYTWAHAIDQYGSNRSYDWEDPNNGLLERGDASSDIRNRFTLAFTYQTPKLPRYDKAFGGWTFNTILNFEGGRPIDLYDGDSAFSGAYTGNDRWSIYGDPSNLKWGFNGLPFIPVGTPQWAKTCGPYAPGLLPGIDPGTDYPTTSDYAGGCYAENGTVLVPAQWGQFGNMHRNMFRGPGYSDVDMSLAKTFKLTERFSLQVRGEFFNILNHPNFAGLGANLETGAVGIPAYTPDVAESNPVVGSGGSRHIQVGAKIVF, from the coding sequence ATGAAACGTCTGAAGTCTGTTCTCCTGATCGCAATTGTCATCCTATGCAGCGGGTTCGCCGCGGCCCAAGGCTATCTCAGTACCATCAACGGCACAGTGGCCGACAAAAGCGGTGCTGTCATTCCGAACGCCAAGGTCACCGTCACGAACATCGCCAAGGGCCTCAGCCACACCTATACAACCAGTCAGACTGGAACCTACACGGCCCCCAGCCTCGAACCCGGCGACTACACCGTGACCGCGGAAGCCCAGGGATTCGGAACCTTATCCAAAGAAAGTCTCCATCTCGAAGTTGCGCACGATCTTCGGATTGACTTTCAACTCTTGCCCGGCGTCGCAAAAGAAACGGTGGCGGTGGAGGAAGTAGCGCCTCTGATCAACACTTCCAACGCCGTTTTGGAAAGCACGTTCACCAACGAGCAAATCAATCAACTGCCGCTGCAGGGTCGCGACTTCCAGAACCTGGTCGTGTTGAACCCTGGCGTGCAGCGTCGCCCGGGCGGCGGATTCCTCTCGATTTCTTCGAATGGCAACCGCGTTGAAGACAACAACTTCATCGTCGACGGCATTGACGACAACGACGCCTACTACGGCACGACCGTGATCAACGCCGAGGGCGTCGAAGGCACGCCGGCAACGCACCTGCCGATCGACGCGATCCAGGAGTTCAACGTTCAATCCAGTCCTGAAGCCGAGTACGGCTGGAAACCCGGCGCCATCGTGAACATCGGCATCAAGTCCGGCACCAACGCGCTCCACGGTACTGCGTACTACTTCCATCGCAACAGCGCGCTGGATGCCCGGAACTATTTCAATCCCGGCGATCAACCCGTTTCCGCCCTTCGACTGCACCAGTTCGGCGGATCCATCGGCGGACCGATCAAGAAGGACAAGCTGTTCTTCTTTGCGAACTACGAAGGCGTTCGCGACGTGGTGGGAAATCCACTTGAGTTGAACACGCCTGTTACCGTTCCGTACGGTGACCCCTCCATAAGCATTCCAGACGCGGTTGCCGCCTGCACGGCGGACGGAAGTTGCAATGACCTCAGCTCCAGTTTGCTGAAGTACTTCCCCACGAACCCCGGCACGGCAAATCCGGCCGATCCGACGCTCCAGACGTTCGACTTCAACAATACCAACCGCGAAGACAACGGCATTGTGAAGGTTGACTACCAGATCAACGAGCACAACAACGCCAGTTTCAGGTATTTCATCGGCGACAGTTTGCAGGTGGAAGAAGCGCACAACGTGCTGCAACCTCAGTGGCTGGACCAGGCGCAGACACGCGCCCAGGTCATCGGAGCCAGCTATAACTGGATGCCCAAAAACAACGTCGTCACGCAGTGGCGGTTCGGATTCAATCGCTTCTCACAGCAAATCTTCACGGTCGATCACACCGTTAATCCCACCGAGTATGGAATCAATTCTGGTGTAACCGATCCGCTCGATTTCGGGTTCCCGGAAATTGCGATCAGTGGATTCAACCGGCTTGGAGGCTCTTCAAATTGGCCGCTCTTTACTACCCCCAACTTGACCTACCAAATCACGGAAAACACCACGTGGAGCCACGGTAACCATTCTTTTAAGTTCGGTGGCGAATTTCGCACTGGCAGTACCGACAACCTTCGCGATCTCGATGGCAAGGGCTACGTAGCCTTCCGCGGCCTCGAACGATTCACCACCGGCGACTATCGCTACGGCTACATCAAAGCGGGAGACACCCACCGCGTCGTGAGTCAGAAGTCATTTGGCTTCTATGTGCAGGATGACTGGCGCATCAAGCCTCGCTTCACTGTCACCGGCGGTCTGCGTTACGACGTCAGCCTTCCGATTACCGAACAGAACGACCTCCTGGCCAATTTCGATCCTGCCGTTGGAATCCAGCAGGTTGGCAAGCAGATCGACAAGCCCTACAACACCGACTGGAACAACTTTGCTCCGCGCATCGGCTTCGCTTGGGACCTCTTTGGTACCGGCAAAACCGTACTCCGCGCCGGTAGCGGCATCATCTACGAGATCCCACACATCTCTCTGTTCGTTTCGCAGAACTCTGCATCCGCACTCGGACTGGCGAATATTCCTTCCGGCGCGAACGGCATCTCCGTTCCTGGCGGCAACATCACTACCGCGGATTTAAAAGTGAGTGACCTCAACTGGTCGTCTGCTGGCCCCATCTTCGGCGACATTCCTTCTACGAAACTCACCTGCGACAGCGATACACCGTGCTCCATCCTCGGCGTGGACAAGAACATCAAGACGCCGTACTCGTTGAGCTGGAACCTGAACCTGGAACAGCAACTCACCCGCAATATGGCGTTGCAGGTCGCCTACGTCGGCAATCACGGCGTGAAGTTGTACAGCATTCGCAACATCAACCAGAACCAGTGGTACTACGACTGGGTTGCCAACGGTATGGGCGATCCCTACGAAGACACCGACGGCTATTCCGGACGTCCATTCGCCAACCCGACCCTCTGCGGCACTCACTGCTTCCCCTACCTGGCCGAAGTTGAGATGCTGCAGAACAAGGACAGTTCGATCTATCACAGCCTGCAGGTAACGTTGCGGCAGCACAGCTACAAAGGCATCGACTTCGTGGCTGGCTATACATGGGCGCACGCCATTGACCAGTACGGCAGCAACCGCTCGTACGATTGGGAAGACCCGAACAACGGCCTTCTTGAGCGCGGCGACGCCAGTTCCGACATCCGGAATCGCTTCACCCTTGCCTTCACCTACCAGACGCCTAAACTTCCCCGCTATGACAAAGCATTCGGCGGCTGGACTTTCAACACTATCCTCAACTTCGAAGGCGGGCGTCCCATCGATCTCTATGACGGCGACAGCGCGTTCAGCGGAGCTTACACCGGCAATGATCGGTGGAGTATTTATGGGGATCCGTCGAATTTGAAGTGGGGCTTCAATGGGCTTCCGTTCATCCCCGTTGGAACTCCTCAGTGGGCGAAGACGTGTGGACCGTATGCACCTGGTCTGCTTCCCGGAATCGATCCTGGCACCGACTATCCGACGACGTCGGATTACGCGGGCGGATGCTACGCGGAGAATGGCACCGTGCTGGTTCCGGCACAGTGGGGACAGTTCGGCAATATGCACCGGAACATGTTCCGCGGACCGGGCTACTCGGATGTTGATATGTCGCTCGCCAAAACCTTCAAGTTGACTGAACGCTTCAGCCTGCAAGTTCGCGGCGAGTTCTTCAACATCCTCAACCATCCGAACTTCGCCGGACTCGGAGCGAACCTCGAAACGGGTGCAGTCGGAATTCCGGCTTACACACCCGATGTCGCGGAATCGAATCCAGTCGTTGGTTCCGGTGGAAGCCGCCACATTCAGGTTGGTGCAAAGATCGTCTTCTAG
- a CDS encoding phosphatase PAP2 family protein — translation MNSPVRFLLSLQPRNLQPNGVPKVVLILLMAIFGIVHISAQEAVTSSDANVEARLPDAPSASKPSSSAAFGETVGRAAKTVAQDEVRIIGAPFQKKALVLDAIALGATGALIATDETVAQQVPVSWHQSGLHISDGCTYGTAAVAGGILITGLATHDEHAQRTGLLSAEATVDTLLLTGAMKLVFSRERPYTNNSEGNFFAGNFSSGSFPSGHSAVAWTLATVVAKEYPKTPVQLAMYGLAATVSLTRVTAGEHFPSDVVVGSTVGYLIGVFVTNKDKHAYQGPAHTKSRIRQVPNAVIEHVSFR, via the coding sequence ATGAACTCTCCAGTCCGATTCCTTCTCAGTCTCCAGCCACGCAATCTACAGCCGAATGGCGTCCCGAAGGTGGTCTTGATTCTGTTGATGGCCATCTTCGGCATCGTCCACATCTCCGCGCAAGAAGCAGTAACCAGCTCTGACGCGAATGTCGAGGCGCGGTTGCCGGATGCGCCGTCGGCTTCAAAACCAAGCTCTTCCGCTGCGTTTGGAGAGACCGTAGGGAGGGCAGCGAAGACCGTGGCGCAGGACGAAGTACGAATCATCGGCGCTCCATTTCAGAAGAAAGCACTCGTATTGGACGCCATCGCCCTGGGCGCGACCGGTGCCTTGATCGCAACTGATGAAACCGTGGCCCAGCAGGTTCCGGTTTCTTGGCACCAGAGTGGACTTCACATTTCGGATGGGTGCACGTACGGCACAGCCGCCGTAGCAGGCGGGATCTTAATAACCGGCTTAGCGACGCATGACGAACATGCTCAGCGCACTGGATTGCTGTCCGCCGAGGCTACCGTGGACACTCTTTTGCTCACTGGCGCGATGAAACTCGTCTTCTCGCGCGAGCGGCCGTATACGAATAACAGCGAGGGAAATTTCTTCGCAGGCAACTTCAGCAGTGGCTCGTTTCCGTCGGGGCATTCGGCGGTCGCCTGGACACTCGCCACCGTCGTCGCCAAAGAGTATCCGAAGACGCCTGTCCAATTAGCGATGTACGGATTAGCGGCGACGGTGTCGCTAACGAGAGTTACTGCGGGGGAGCATTTTCCTTCAGACGTGGTGGTTGGTTCGACAGTGGGATACCTGATCGGTGTTTTTGTGACCAACAAGGACAAACACGCGTATCAAGGGCCTGCCCACACAAAGAGTCGAATCAGGCAAGTTCCCAATGCCGTTATCGAGCACGTCTCGTTTCGCTAG